The Dermacentor silvarum isolate Dsil-2018 chromosome 3, BIME_Dsil_1.4, whole genome shotgun sequence region AAGAATATTCTGTAGCATTTGCGAGTTTTGGAGCAGAGCCCTCTCATATGTTTCACCCAGAAAGCTAGCCAGTCTCAAAACTGTGCCTTTAATGTCCTTCTTGAGCTCTTCGTAAGTCACGAAGAAAAAGTTTGGTTCTTCTTTGATGGCATACGCTGAGGCCACGTGGTCAAAGTAGCTGCCATACCCCAAGTCTCCCTCGATGAAAGGTTCGAAGAACTCTTCGAATGTGCCGTCCTCGAACTGGAAGCAACTGAGGTCTGTGGTCATGCGAAACTGCGAGACGCAGACGTCCCATGGGTTCCGAGCGAGGTAGATGTACTTGGCCTCCTTGTTCATAGTCTCACGGCTGTGTGGCTGGTGCGTCATGAACAGTCTCATAGGTAGAGGTGACTCCCAGCCATCAGTCTCCACATACCCGAGTGACTGACGGTTGCGGGTGAACTCGTCGAAGGAATTGATGGGTTTTCCTCCGTTGAGGATTAACTGCGTTATGTACTGAATCCAATGGGACCCACTTTTAGGGTATGTGCTCTGTACGACGTCACCCTTGGAAGCGCGGAAAGAGAGGCTTTTACGAAACACTGCTGGAACGACCACTGGGCACCTCGGCACACCGTCGATGAATTGCCGGTAGGGCCTACGACCTGGCATCGCTGTATCTCCCATGCGCAAGGCGTGTATCCTGAAAAAGAACCAGAGTAATTTAAATCGATACAGAAAATGCAGCTTTTTTGCCAAAGACTGGGCAGTTTCATTTTGTTGAAGGCAGGCATCTGGGTATAGTACTTGTCGGTATGTGTTTCAAGCCATAAAGTTCTAGAGAAAAATTTTGGGCACTGAACTGGAAAAAAAGTTAGCCTTAACACGTATTTAAATAACGTAATTGTGGTGATTGTGTCACAAGAAACGTTTCGCAACTTACACCCGCCgctgtagcttagtggcta contains the following coding sequences:
- the LOC119444616 gene encoding sulfotransferase 2A1: MPGRRPYRQFIDGVPRCPVVVPAVFRKSLSFRASKGDVVQSTYPKSGSHWIQYITQLILNGGKPINSFDEFTRNRQSLGYVETDGWESPLPMRLFMTHQPHSRETMNKEAKYIYLARNPWDVCVSQFRMTTDLSCFQFEDGTFEEFFEPFIEGDLGYGSYFDHVASAYAIKEEPNFFFVTYEELKKDIKGTVLRLASFLGETYERALLQNSQMLQNILELSEPEHMRKVILINFSGNTVTSKEGYGGDRAKYALVKKAKVGGWKEYFTPDLLARFEKKIQEEGDKASFVEVWADIRNEAFTLSRRPSEYQKFSVP